The following proteins are co-located in the Pseudomonas fluorescens genome:
- the iscU gene encoding Fe-S cluster assembly scaffold IscU: MAYSEKVIDHYENPRNVGKMNAEDPDVGTGMVGAPACGDVMRLQIKVNDAGVIEDAKFKTYGCGSAIASSSLATEWMKGKTLDEAVTISNTQLAEELALPPVKIHCSVLAEDAIKAAVRDYKQKKGLI; the protein is encoded by the coding sequence TTACAGCGAAAAGGTCATCGACCACTACGAAAACCCGCGCAACGTCGGCAAGATGAACGCGGAAGACCCTGATGTCGGCACTGGCATGGTCGGCGCTCCGGCGTGCGGCGACGTTATGCGCCTGCAGATCAAGGTCAACGACGCTGGCGTTATCGAAGACGCCAAGTTCAAGACTTACGGCTGCGGTTCCGCCATTGCCTCCAGCTCCCTCGCTACCGAGTGGATGAAAGGCAAGACCCTGGATGAGGCTGTAACCATCAGCAACACCCAGTTGGCCGAAGAACTGGCACTGCCGCCAGTGAAAATTCACTGCTCCGTACTCGCCGAAGACGCTATCAAAGCGGCCGTTCGCGACTACAAGCAGAAGAAAGGCTTGATCTAA